A stretch of Lysinibacillus agricola DNA encodes these proteins:
- a CDS encoding DNA mismatch repair protein MutT, giving the protein MNWSGHHVKLTWLPKKKIDDYSEVTSVHGVCFYKGNVLLVHVNGRGFNEEALHRKAFEEGYVKGHIKYIGAIEVNHEDNPLFNAGGKYPLIGYQMFYRMEIQECLPFLREYETISRIWVEPEVVPYIINDHEISQLV; this is encoded by the coding sequence GTGAACTGGAGCGGTCATCATGTTAAACTGACTTGGCTACCAAAGAAAAAAATTGACGATTACAGCGAAGTAACAAGTGTACATGGAGTTTGTTTCTATAAAGGAAATGTTTTGTTGGTCCATGTAAATGGCAGAGGTTTTAATGAAGAGGCATTGCATAGAAAGGCATTTGAAGAAGGTTATGTAAAGGGACATATCAAGTATATCGGAGCAATTGAAGTCAATCATGAAGACAATCCTTTATTTAATGCTGGTGGTAAGTACCCTTTAATCGGTTATCAAATGTTTTATCGCATGGAAATTCAAGAGTGTCTCCCATTTCTTCGAGAGTATGAAACGATTTCACGCATTTGGGTTGAGCCGGAAGTAGTACCTTATATAATCAATGACCATGAGATTTCACAATTAGTATGA